The sequence below is a genomic window from Lepus europaeus isolate LE1 chromosome 20, mLepTim1.pri, whole genome shotgun sequence.
TTAGAGAAACTACAAGATTTTATGGCAGCAGACGCCCTAGGGTTTTAACACAAATATTCCAGGCAGGGAAGCTAAAAcccaaaaaggttaaaaaaaaattgctgcctATCCATAACTTAGCCCTAAGGGGCAGGTGGGATCAGCCTTAGTTCTCCCAGCTCCGCTCTGCCCCAGGCCCGGGGCGCCTTCAGATCCGGTGGGCAGCTGCCGCCTTGGTCCTGTCTCCTGATTCCGCTGTTCTGTCAGTGTTAGCAGCATTGCGGAGCGTCTGGTTTTCATCTCTTAAATCGGCGTGTAAGGTAACACACACCCAAGCCGAACGCCCGGGACACAGGCACAGCCTTCACGCTCCAGCCCGCACACGCTCTTCTGGGTCCGCGGGCCACGTGTGGAAGGAGGGGCCGCCTCCTGATTGGCGCCCCGAAGGACTCTATCCTCCAATCGGCGTAGGGCCAGAGGTGGCGGAGGGGGCGCGCCctggccggcggggcggggccggcgacTTGTCCATCATCGAGTCCGCGGGTGGTGGCAGCACCTACCACACCGCCTTACCTTGtcgaggcggggccggggccgcgcgAGGCGGAGCCAGATCGGCGGGAGCCAATccacggggcgggggcggggccttcgCACGCAGCCCAAACACACGGGCCCGGGCGCACCCTGCAGCCGCGCGGTTTCTCGGCCTTCCGGTGTGAAGCCGGGGGAGCCTCCTCCCTCCTGGGCGCCCCCGCCCTGCCGGCCCTCCTTCGGCCTGGAGAGGGGGGGAGGCCGGGAGACGGTTGCCGGGAAGCGCGCGCCGCCCCTCCGTCGCCGCCTCCCTTCACGCGCCACCCGTTTCCCCTCTTTCTCCGTTAATAACAGCTGGGTGGCGGGGGGCGGAGGGAAGGTGGCCCCGGCGGAGGCTGGGCGGGCGCCTCCCACTCAGCCGCGAGCCACCGTGGGAGCCGGAGGATGGCGGCGGTAGCAGCGGCCGCCCGGGAGGAGGCGGTGCCGAGGCCCAGGGCGCagagcgcggcggcggcggcggcagaggCAGAGCGCGGCAGCGGCCCGTCGTGGCGCACCAGAACCGAAAGCAGCGGCAGCCGCGCGGCCACCTGAGAGAACCCGGCCCCGCCTCAGCCGGCGAGCGGCGCCCGCCGCCGGGCCCTCCttcctcgcctcgcctcgcctcgcgcGCCCGCGTCAAGCCACCGGCCTCGGCCGCGAGAAGAGCGCGCGCCGGGCACCGACCGCCCCTCGGGGCGCCGGGCGGCGGCGCTGGACGTGCGGGGGCCCCTGGGGGCCGGCCGCGGAGCCTCGGCCCTGCCCGCTCGCTCCCGCCTTCCCGGAGCTCGGGGCGCCGCGCGCGGGCCCGGCCCGGGGCGAGGCGGACATGGGCGCCAAGCAGAGCGGCCCGGCCGCCGCTAACGGCCGCACCCGCGCCTACTCGGGCTCGGATGTGCcttccagcagcagcagcagcggcggggTCAACGGAACGGCGGGCGGCGGCGGAGCTCGGGCCGCGGCCGCGGCCAGGTTTCCGGCTCAGGTGCCCGGCGCGCACCAGCCCAGCGCCTCGGGCGGCGCCGCGGCGGCCTCGGCGGCCCCGGCGGCCCCTCGGAGCCGCTCCCTCGGCGGGGCCGTGGGCAGCGTGGCGTCGGGGGCCCGCGCGGCGCAGTCCTCCTTCAACATCCCCAACAGCAGCAGCGGCCCGTACGGCTCGCAGGACTCGGTGCACAGCAGCCCGgaggacggcggcggcggcggcggcggcagcggcagggACCGGCCGGCGGGCGGGGGCCCCGGCGGGCCGCGCCTGGTGATCGGCTCCTTACCAGCCCACCTCTCGCCGCACATGTTCGGAGGTACGGCCCCCTCCCCGCGCGCCGGGCCCCGCACGTGGGCCGCGGCCACCGGGTATTTTTGCCCTTCTCCTTTTCGCCTACAGTCTCTGGGTGCTGGGTCTCCGGCGCCCGGGCCGCTCACAGGGGAGGGAGCGCACTTAACCCCTGCGGTGCCGCGGCCGCCGGTCTAGCACCTGCACGCTCACCCGGTGGCTGCCCCCTGGAGAGCCGTGAGGGCGAGGGGAGTGGAGCAGGTGCTTCTTTAAGACCGACCAGCATCCCTCGTGGTTGTGGCTTGCAgcccccagggaggcaggaggagaccCGGTGCCAAATGTGGTTCTGTCTGGGGACTCAGTGTGGGGATCGGCACTAAGGGCTCGGAGTCAGGGGGTCTCAGACATTGGGGGATTCGAGAAAGCGGGGAGTTAATAGCTCTTTGGAGCGAATGGTTTCACCTACTGTGTACTTTTTAGTTGCGTGAGGGCGGTAGCAAAGTGTGTTCTTTAACCCAGCAAACCGCTTCTACAGACTATGGTTCATGTGCTTAATTTGGACGTAAAAAATTAATGGGTTTAATTTGGACGTAAAAAAAAATCGCGACCAGTTTCTTAAGGAGGAACGCTAAAAATGATTAGCACTCTGCCCACAAGGTGCAGTCGCTGGCCAGGAGCTTTGGAGAGCAGGGTTGCCTGGAGTTAAGTCGCTGATGAGACAGGGACGTTCTTCCTAGCAAAGCCATGTTCTGGAGGATGCACTGGGTCTCAGGAAACTGAGCTCCGCctgtccagttgtgttttttgGGCTGACCTTCTTCCAGTCGGGCAGTAGTGTGTGACTGTCctccctgacccccacccccaacctgatACCAGGTAAATTCATGATGGAGTGTGGTGGAAATCTCGTCCCCTCCCTCTTTGGCCCCTTGGGGAGCTACCCTGCCTGCTAGCCTGAGTTAGGATGGGAATGTCGTGTGTCCCGGCTCTGCAATGCTGCTGTCACACTTACTGCATGACTGTGCCTGCCTTTCCTTGTTGTAATTTCTGCGTATGTAAACTGAAGTGTTGGTGTTTACTGAAACTGGTCCATCTTCTAAAACCGTCTTGTTTTCAAGAGCTGCTGCTTGTGTCCTTACGTGATTTGCTCACAGCCGACGCGGGTGAAGGTGCTGTGGGCACCGTGTGGAGGAGTGCTGGTTTCctgggaactgcaggctggctgAGAATCAAGGAGTACTGGCTTTTAAAGGGACTTatgtttttgaaatgaaaattctcACTTAGCAGTTATGATCATCAGAAGATGCGGATATTGAAAACTTGCTAGAGGGGAAAGGCTTGTCAAATTAATAGCTAATAGTTATTCAACATACAGATGACTTTTCACTTCTTAAAGTGCTGATCGCTCCCTTTGGCAGTATATTCATATGCCTTTAGTGTAAATATATTCCATTCAGAGCTGGAGACAGACAGTTGACACCCACAGTAAAGTAGCTAGTGACAAAGACCTAGTTGCTGAAAGTTGAAggaaaagtatatatattttttcttaactgAGTTCTTAGATTTGTGCACTGGGAAAATAGTTCTTTTGGTGCTGCCGGAATTAGGATGACTTGAGGACTTTTAGCAGGACAGTGGCACTGTCTGAGGACCTCGTGACAGCCTTCTGTGTGGGTCCTTGAAGAGAACTGAGCCCTAATGTCCTAAGGTGTCTGTTGTGTGCAGTGAGGTgatttttctccaataccatGAGAAAGCTTAGTTGAGAAAGCCTGGAAGCAGGTCTGAGAAATTACCTGTTCTTATATGGTGGAATCAGATGAAAGTGCCACGGCCTTAAATCCTGTTGGGACAGGGAGATGGGATAAGGCACTGCCTTAATGAAATTTGTGGCTGAATTTCCTtggatgaatttttttatttgacatgtagagctatagagacagagagaaaggactgttttccgttggctcactccccagacggccgctatggccggcgctgcgccaatcaggagccaggtgcagggccccaaacacttgggccatcctctgctgccctcccgggccacagcagagagctggactggaagaggagcaaccgggactagaacccggcgcccatatgggatgctggtgccacaggtagaggattaaccaagtgagccatggcgccggcccccgtgGATGGAttgttaaggaaaaaagaaacatttctcttcctccttagATTTCAGGAGCTAGGtgataactcattttaaaattaggcTTTCTTATACTTCAGGTCAGTTTTTTAGTATATGTTATGCTATGTGAATATGTTTATGCAGTTACAAATTATACAAATGTTTGCACATATATAAAGCAATTCCTGAAAATCGAGGGAGTATTTTGAAGTAATGGAAAGTTTTAATTTGGAGGTTATTTTGATTGTATTATTAATGGCtgcaaataagaaaaatttaGTGAAAATTAACCTCCTCTTTTGGACTGTCatataatttattgaaaatgaaacacTAAAGGCAAAcaataccactttttttttttttttaaagaatctgccAAGTCAAATTGTTAGTAGCTCCATCTTAATGAATCACCAAATTGAAAAAGAAGGTTTTCTATGTTGGTTTAAAGCTTTGCTCTTATTTAGATATATTTAGGCTGCATGCACTCTAATTAATTCTTTCTAGAGAACTGAAACACAGCTGCCTAATTCCGATATTTCAGTTTGCAGAAATTTAGAATTGAGTTATGGGGCATCGGTATACAATTACAAAGGAGTTTTTGGGTGAAGTAGTTCTTTCTTTGGTTATTTGTTTACTGGTGAGTTTGATACTATTAAAAATGAACCAACGTGTTCTCCTGACTACTACTagtatttatctttgttttaGAACAGGGACCAGTCCAATATTTGTTAGCCTAGGTAGTATCTTAGAATTTGTTTGGCTTTATTGTATGTCTGTTTTTCCCACTATGAAGTTGCTGATGTTCATAAAAGCAGTATGGGTAGTGAAAGAACCTCTGTGTATACCTCAAAGATGCAAGTGTGTTATGTGTTGGACTATAAACATATACCAGTGGAGATTATTTCCAGAGGAATTATGTAGACTTCCATTATGGATGCTGGGTCTGCAAGTAAGAAACACGTAAAATGAATTAGTTGGAGATAATCAACCCTTGGTACTGTGTTGCTTTTGTCTTCCTAAGTATCTTGCACTTGGTGGGGGTGTGGTTTACTTGATTGTAATTGAGGTACCTCCTGTTACTTAGGAAACATTTTTCCTTGTATTGAAGGAGCGtgtattatttcttaaaactgaGTATTTCTATACTCATTTCtatagaaagatttatttctttaaattttcaagACAGGTGTCGAATTTTATAGTGTTGGATTATCTCCATTAATTGTTACTGAATTTTTCTCAGTTGTTACTTCTTACTAGAATCAAGTACCAAAATGTTTGAATTTGGGATACTGTAATTCATCTTCCAGTTCTTTTATTCAGTTGAAGACTTTTCTGGGGGAGTGGCAGAAAAGGAATGTCTGCTTCTTCCTAAGAAAAATGACACTTCTGACCATAATCCCTgccaccctttaaaaaaaaaaaatgagaccttTGGTGGTTAATGTTTCTCATTTGTAATCTCGTATATctattctgtttttagtttttaaaaaagatttatttattatttgaaaggagagttacagagaggcagaggcatggagagggggagaaagagagaaagggagagggagagagggagagagacttccatccgctgattcattttccaaatggccacaactgccagagctgggctgatctgaagccaggagccagggtcgtcttctgggtctcccatgcaggtgcaggggcccaaggacttgggtcgtcttctgctttcccaggccatagcagagagctctattgaaagtggagcagctgggactggaactggcgcttatatgggatgctggtactgcagatggtgactttacctgctatgccacagcgccagcccccatatatCTTTAGATATTATAGGGGAGACCCCTTACATTGTATGCTGTGCTATGCTAACATGTGGCCTGTGTCATGGAAGTTTTTGAGAGTACTCTTGACTGCAGAGTAGAAAGTGGCCTGGAGAGAGGAATGGTATGCTGCACAGGGCAGCCGTCATGGGCTCTGAGAGCAGTGTGACCAAAGAACCCGGGTGCTTTGCTGGCTGCTGTGGTGCCTGAGAGAGTAGGAGCTCTGTCGTCTTACTAATGGATCATGTGTCCAGTGAGTTCCTTACTTCCCTTTAGTTTGGTTGCTTCACCTGCTGACCTCCAAGTGTGTTCTTACTTCTAGTTACCAAAGTGGTCAATTAGAGCCATTTGTTTCATATTGTTCTTCAGTGTTTCTAAGGAGAATTGCTTTAATGTTATTTCATATACAAGGTATACATACAGTTGGGTATATTCAAAATAGATTGAAAGAGAACTGTGGTACATGCTTTATATAGCAAAGTACTTCCCAAGTTTTACCTTGTTATGTAAATAATTCTTAGTACTGTTGcttatttgaaatgttttaattttgcaTATGCTTGTCTGATTCCACATGTATTTAGGTGTTTAGAAATTGTGGGAAACATCAACTTTTGAATGAACAAGGGGCTCAGAAATACCTTAGGCTGTGATTATATTCCTTATTGGTAAATTACTATAAATTTAGCTGGTAATCACAGCACACATTTgttatctcacagtttctgtaGCTCTAGAGTCTGGACACAGCTCAGTAGGGTCCTAGGTGCTGGCCAGGACAGGGTCATTCTCTGCAGACTCAGCTAGGGAAGGGTCTGCCTCCAGGCTCAGCCAGGCGGCTGGCACAATTCAGTTCCTCCTGGATATTAGCTTCCTGGCAGCTTGCTTCTTCAGAGCCAGCAAAGGAGTGGCTGTACATGTCTAGGTAAGCATCACTTACTGCCTGTTGCCTTTGCTGCATTCCATGGACCTGGGTgacactttttctttttgaatcaaCTCTTTTGAGGAATAATCTTGTTTACtacattttgatgattttctttTACCTAGGAGTTATTTTAGTGTGGCTTTGACATTGTTTGGTGGTAGATTTGttgtttttagtattatttttctattaactGGTGTTAGCTAAAAATATTGCTTTCTGATCAGAGAATCTTAAGACTCCATTGTAAATGACAGAAACACATCCCAAAATATCATTAAGTAGAAAGATGATATTGTCTCAGACCATTGGAAAGGGTTCTAGGGTAACTGACGGAATTGAAAAACAGGTGCAGGAAGGAAGGTTCCTGGAGCTGAAATTTAgcagttctctgtgtgtgtgtgtgtgtgtgctccctaaTGTGTTTGCTTCTCTAGTTTTCTGACTCTTCCATTAAATACAGGCCTTCTTCAGCCTGATGGCCTGTGGCTCGCAGTTTCAACCACATGTGATCCTAGAGGACTGAAGAGAGTATGTCCCTCTGCCTCCAGCAGCAGGACGCGTGCTcgcagggtttgagtcctgtgcCTGTTCATAAATCAAATTGCCAAAGAACAGGAGATTGGATGCGGTTCACTCTCTGCTGTTGTAAGAGCAGTACCTTCCAATCTGACAGCTGTGAGGTCTTGATTTGGAGTCTCCAGATTTCCTGTCTGTCAGAGCACTTCTTCAAAATCCGCCCATCTGGTCTCTGAAGTCTCAGTTCCTTAATAACTCTCTGCTTATCCAGTCTTTCCACCATTTTGTCATTTACAGACTCGTTGGTTTCTCTGAAAGACTTACTATTACAAGTTTAACTGTCTTTATAGAGGTTGAGCCAAATGACTTTTATCAAGTAGTTTATGGATTGGGACAGTCAGTGATTCACAAGCACAGTCTCCTTTGAGTCTCATGTCATGAGAAGTAGGTAGATGTCTTTcgtctgttttctgttgccatAACTGAATACTTGAAATGGGGTAATTTATAATGAGCTTATTTAGGTCAAGTTTCTGGAGGCCGAGAAGTCCAGGGACACAGTGGTGGTATCTGGTAAGGGCCTGTGTGCTGCCCCCCAAGGCAACACATGGAGAAAGCAAACCTGTGAAGTTGGGTCTCACTTCCTCTTCTCATACAGCTGCTAATGCCATTGTGAGGGCCCCACCCTTAAGCCCTCATCTaatcctaattacctcccaaaggccccacctcccagaaCCATCAACAAGTGACTTTGGGTATTAAGTTGGCAACATGTGAACTTAGGGAGACACACCCCGACCATAGCAGTAATTTCCTCAGTTGTTACTTGGAGATGAGACTCACCAATTAGATGAGCTGCTTGCATAACATTCTGATTTCTTGTTGTAAAGTATGTGGAACCTAATTTCTATTAGTAATTTAGAGACCTGTTCACAGTTGATTTTCTTTCCTATGCAGTTTCACATTTAtctcttgtgtttttttaaaaattggctttgtttttaaaaaaaagtttattttttttttttaaagatttatttgaggccgacgccgcggctcactaggctaatcctctgcctgcggcaccggcaccccagattctagtcccggttggggtacctgttctgtccccgctgctcctcttccagtccagctctctgctgtggcccgggagtgcagtggaggatggcccaggtccttgggccctgcacccgcaagggagaccaggaggaagcacctggctcctggcttcggattggcgcagcgtgctggctgcagcgggccggccgtagcagccacttggaggggtgaaccaacagcaaaaggaagacctttctctctgtctctctctctcactgtccactctgcctgtccaaaaaaaaaaaaaaaagatttatttgaaagcatgatAGAGAAGGAGAGCAAGGGAGGAGTATGTGCAtgctttgatctgctggttctctccctacaTGATCAggacagctgaggctgagccaggaacgccatctgggtttcccacatgggtggcaggggcccaagtacttggaccatcttctcctttctccggatttattaacagggagctgaattagaaacagagcagccaggactcaaagtgtgCTCCATATGCACTACAAGTGGGGCTTcacttgttgtgccacaatgccagcctaaaATGTGTGTAGTTTTGCAGGTCTCCCTCAGTTGTGTAAATCTCTGTTCACACACAGTAGGTATTGTGTGAATTTCCTCCTGCTGGGAAGTCTCTTCTGGGATCCCCCGGCTCCTTCTTTTCTCAACTATTTCTCCTGAGATCTCTGCTCAACAAATTGGAGATTCCTTTTGCTTCTCTCCTGTTCTGTCTGCTTTCCTGATctcctgtcttttctttcttaatgttcTGCATTGTTTTTGGTGGAACTCAACCCCACCATGTCCTACTGAGAAAGAATGTGTATAAACTAAAAGGCTTTTCAGACTTTAATGTGTGAAAATACTCTTATTTCTGTCCTTACTCTGGCTTGACAACACATTCTAGGTTGGAGATATTACCCTCAGAATCTGTAACGGGGTGCTCTGTTGCCTTCTGACTCTTAATGTTGCTGTGGAGCACACCAAAGTGGTTTGTATGGCACCACCCCTAtcccacctgctcccacccctCAGGCTTTTAGAATCTGCTCTCCTAGGGTTGGAGCATCTCATCACTGCATGTCTTAGGTGGATCTGTTTTCATTCATTGTGTATTTGGTGGGCCCTTCCAGTCTGCTCTTTTGTTTGgggcagtttttaaaatttttttattttttttatttctatgatgaTGATTCGATGTTGGTCACCTAGAGTGAtccattgctttttgtttttctcttctgtttttcatCTCTTTGCTTTTGTTACGTTTTTAAGGCCTCCTCTCCCCCAACATTATATTGTAACCTTTGGTTGATTTTTGattcagtaaatttttttttttttgacaggcagagtggacagtgagagacagacagagataaaggtcttcctttgccgttggttcaccctccaatggccgccttggccggcgcgctgcagctggcgcaccgcgctgatcgatggcaggagccaggtgcttctcctggtctcccttgcgggtgcagggcccaagcacttgggccatcctccactgccctcccgggccacagcagagagctggcctggaagaggggcaaccgggatagaatccggcgccccgaccgggactagaacctggtgtgccggcgccgcgagggggaggattagcctattgagctgcggcactggcctcagtaatttttaatttttaatgtttttaaaaatttccaagagctttttataaaattgtttttttataTATGTTCCAATTTTGTTCTGTGGCTAtaagatctttttctgtttctagtatgtatttgtatatgcaTAAGTTTGTGTATATGTACGTgcctatatacatgtatatatgcacCTGTATATGTGTTTTTGTATGTACCTTTGTATATTGCATATATGTGCATACACCTACATATAGATGTATGCACACGTGTATTTGTATCTGTGTACCTACATGTATGCACGTAAGCACACCAGTTATTTTGTGCACGTGCATACATGTACTGATGTATATTTGTACATGTTCATACCTGtgtttatgtgcatgtgtgtgtatatatgtactggtgtgtatgtatgtgtatatatgtacctgtgtctgagtgtgtttatgtatatgtgtgctcttttctttttcctggcCACCCAGTTTCTTAGTTGTGCTTTCTTTTTGCTTGTCTTTAGTCTTTTGTTTGATACTTTTCTCAAATGTTTGCTGCTCTTCAGCTGATTATTGAAAGAGGGTCATTAAAAAGCTGATTGGAAGCTCTCTATGAAGGTACAGTTATATGCCTAGGCTCTTTGTAATGTTAAATTATTGTCTTTTTCTCCTGGGTTGGTCATATTTTCCGGTGGCTTTCCTTGCCTGGAAGATATAACTTTTTATGCCAGTGTTCTAGGAGCAGAGTGAGGAGATTGAAAAGTCATACTCAGTACCAGTGTGATACCTCTGCCTTCAGCTACCCGTTGTCCTCAAGTCCAGAAAGTTTTCCGTCTCCAAATAACAAACCTCCAGTCTGATGCTTGGGTCGGGTTGCCCGGCTGCTGGAAGTCAGAGAGGACAACTAGGTAGGTCTAATGGCTTCTTGCATACCTGGTGGTGAGTCTTTCTCCTCAGATCCGCCTCATCCCTGCTTCCAGGGATAACTTAATGCTGGGTGTAAAGTGGAAGTTATCACACACTTGTTTTCTTTTAGTCATTTTCAGTTGTACGTTTGGGCTGAGCAGGGGCTGATGGATGTGTTCAGCTGGTCAGCTCTAACAGGAAGTCctcatttttaattgcatttgaAATAGGAACCTACCTGTTCACTGTGGAATAATAATATTCCGTCAGTTCTCAATCCTCAGGTGATCTATCCCAAATGTAACTGTTGTCATTTTTATATATGCTTCctagttttttaattcatttacttgCTTATAAATGCATTGAGGAAAAAAGTAGTTTCATTTTGTGTGTTACTGGCAAGAACATTCTAAAACCTGCTTGTACACTTTAATTTGTGTGGAGCAGATTTTCCCATGGATGACTATATACATGCAACTCTTCATTTGCTGTGTATTTATTGTTCCATAGTATGTACTATGGTTTCTTTGATCATTCTTCCGTTAGTAAACATTTGGATTGTTTATACTTTTCCAGTGTTGTCATAATCATCTTTATGAATATGTCTTTGTACATATGTACA
It includes:
- the ZNRF2 gene encoding E3 ubiquitin-protein ligase ZNRF2 yields the protein MGAKQSGPAAANGRTRAYSGSDVPSSSSSSGGVNGTAGGGGARAAAAARFPAQVPGAHQPSASGGAAAASAAPAAPRSRSLGGAVGSVASGARAAQSSFNIPNSSSGPYGSQDSVHSSPEDGGGGGGGSGRDRPAGGGPGGPRLVIGSLPAHLSPHMFGGFKCPVCSKFVPSDEMDLHLVMCLTKPRITYNEDVLSKDAGECAICLEELQQGDTIARLPCLCIYHKGCIDEWFEVNRSCPEHPSD